One window from the genome of Leptospira levettii encodes:
- a CDS encoding CopG family transcriptional regulator — translation MAKIDKRFQILLSEEEQILLKNEATRRGISQGELIRLALQNEIIQKSELLRRKAVQNLTEIFP, via the coding sequence ATGGCAAAAATTGATAAACGATTTCAGATTTTACTTTCAGAAGAAGAACAAATTTTACTGAAAAATGAAGCAACTCGTAGGGGGATTTCTCAAGGGGAACTCATTCGATTGGCTTTACAAAATGAAATCATACAAAAATCGGAATTACTGAGACGAAAAGCTGTGCAAAATCTCACGGAGATCTTTCCTTGA
- a CDS encoding concanavalin A-like lectin/glucanase, which yields MDRNRFRRWQAPKTIGSYRRTILISLCFLLSGTSLFSWEVPKKETVNLSLWKKIGVVEHKEPGKKNTLKPKENTPRYGELFFDFEGEPNEPNLSESGTTFPSKSISVVSSSYLEDTKTQFFGKKSAYFSGRRNQIHLSVSGNSVFGTHPDPFSISIPLRMGEQGAGSVILDRTVYVKGKKYGISLELNEGKPTLFVNNLLQKTEGRTSSFVLESSVKIKRQTWEVISIYFDTLNHRYVLYQNGIETAEYENNSPDTIGFGFPENDSTPLVLGKSYYGNLDGFHIHKGEPETHYTKFESVKYDDATKIGTMEGNYTISPILETKYSNSILQQIQWKIDKPQDTMIELYFRGSNQKFNESSSLSWTRIRSLTTDLPKLRFKFYQWKIWFRPDPMGKTVPNIQSLSFDYTEQSPPDTPTLFRFDPNNTKEDQVCFLWNSNHEKEVQNGGGYIIHYGLLPNRMIGSVFVKKNQGNELRKIDGNEENSTFRNKRLCIDEDTLITNIYIPEGQLESPEDRNLADQVDVSKKEKRGHLFQSGLTYYFRISAYNRYLNEWDSKDQKSPLSPPISISFPKEVSNLK from the coding sequence ATGGATCGAAACAGATTTCGAAGGTGGCAGGCACCAAAAACGATTGGGTCTTATCGAAGAACAATCCTAATTTCCCTATGTTTCCTCCTTTCGGGGACCTCTCTCTTCTCATGGGAAGTCCCCAAAAAGGAAACCGTCAACCTGAGCCTTTGGAAAAAAATTGGTGTTGTCGAACACAAAGAACCTGGCAAAAAAAACACACTCAAACCAAAAGAAAACACACCTCGATATGGAGAGTTGTTTTTTGATTTTGAAGGGGAACCAAATGAACCAAACCTATCAGAATCGGGAACCACTTTCCCTTCCAAGTCAATCTCTGTTGTTTCCTCTTCCTACTTAGAAGATACCAAAACACAATTTTTTGGTAAAAAATCCGCTTACTTTTCTGGTAGAAGGAACCAAATCCACCTTTCCGTTTCAGGGAACTCAGTGTTTGGAACCCACCCAGATCCATTCAGCATTTCCATTCCACTCCGTATGGGAGAACAAGGTGCAGGTTCCGTGATCTTGGACCGAACGGTTTATGTGAAAGGGAAAAAATACGGCATCTCACTTGAATTAAACGAAGGGAAACCAACACTTTTCGTGAACAATCTTTTGCAAAAAACGGAAGGAAGGACAAGTAGTTTTGTATTAGAATCTTCTGTGAAAATCAAACGTCAAACATGGGAAGTGATTTCCATTTACTTTGATACGCTGAACCATCGTTATGTGTTATACCAAAATGGAATTGAAACCGCAGAATATGAAAACAATTCACCAGATACCATCGGTTTTGGTTTCCCTGAAAATGATTCAACTCCTTTGGTATTAGGAAAATCGTATTATGGTAATTTAGATGGTTTCCATATCCACAAAGGGGAACCGGAAACTCATTATACAAAATTTGAATCTGTAAAATACGATGATGCTACAAAAATTGGTACGATGGAAGGGAACTATACAATCTCACCTATCTTAGAGACTAAGTATAGCAATTCGATCTTACAACAAATCCAGTGGAAAATTGACAAACCACAAGATACAATGATTGAATTGTACTTTCGTGGTTCCAATCAGAAATTCAATGAATCAAGTTCCCTTTCTTGGACAAGGATTCGTTCCCTTACAACGGATTTGCCAAAACTTCGTTTTAAATTCTACCAGTGGAAAATCTGGTTTAGACCAGATCCTATGGGAAAAACTGTTCCGAACATCCAATCACTGAGTTTTGATTATACCGAACAATCTCCACCAGACACTCCGACTCTGTTTCGATTCGACCCAAACAATACAAAAGAAGATCAAGTTTGTTTTTTGTGGAACTCCAATCATGAAAAAGAAGTTCAAAATGGAGGTGGTTACATCATCCATTATGGCCTATTACCGAATCGAATGATTGGATCTGTATTTGTGAAAAAGAACCAAGGGAATGAACTTCGTAAAATAGATGGAAACGAAGAAAACAGCACTTTTCGCAACAAACGACTTTGTATAGATGAAGATACACTCATAACAAATATTTATATCCCAGAAGGTCAATTGGAATCACCAGAAGACCGCAATTTGGCAGACCAAGTTGATGTTTCAAAAAAAGAAAAACGAGGGCATTTGTTCCAATCGGGTTTGACGTATTATTTCAGAATATCAGCTTACAATCGTTATTTAAATGAATGGGATTCGAAGGACCAAAAAAGTCCACTTTCACCACCAATTTCAATTAGTTTCCCGAAAGAAGTTTCGAATCTTAAGTAA
- the rpiB gene encoding ribose 5-phosphate isomerase B → MKEKIGIASDHGGFALKEFLRKSLEESYEMVDYGTKSEESVDYPTIIGDACRKVLSGEVPRLIALCGTGIGASIAANRFKGIRAALCHDEFTAEMSKRHNNANVLVLGGRVLGTDLALRIVKKWIETDFEGGRHQKRLGLIEEQS, encoded by the coding sequence ATGAAAGAAAAAATTGGAATCGCCTCTGATCATGGAGGATTTGCTCTCAAAGAATTCCTCAGGAAAAGTCTCGAGGAATCGTATGAAATGGTCGATTACGGTACTAAGAGCGAAGAGTCCGTCGACTACCCAACCATCATTGGAGATGCTTGCCGAAAGGTTCTCTCTGGTGAAGTCCCAAGGCTCATCGCTCTTTGTGGTACTGGCATTGGAGCATCCATTGCAGCAAACCGCTTCAAAGGCATTCGAGCGGCCCTTTGCCATGATGAGTTTACGGCGGAAATGTCCAAACGCCATAACAATGCCAATGTACTCGTTTTAGGGGGAAGAGTTCTCGGAACAGATTTAGCTCTGAGAATTGTGAAAAAATGGATCGAAACAGATTTCGAAGGTGGCAGGCACCAAAAACGATTGGGTCTTATCGAAGAACAATCCTAA
- the serC gene encoding 3-phosphoserine/phosphohydroxythreonine transaminase produces MPTFTHRIFNFNAGPAMLPTEVMEEAQSEFLNFKGTGMSVMEMSHREKLFQTILDESIADLRELLNLPSRYAVVYFPGGATLQFSAIPFNYLESGDSADFAVTGVWAKKAFEEAKKFYPNVKSIFNGADSKYMELPTITDASVNDGAKYVYITSNNTIYGTRYKSFPKLKKAPLIADMTSELLSRKLPIDDFSVLFAGAQKNIGPSGLTVVIYDKEKLPQVSHAIPNLMNFALMEKNGSLYNTPPTYSIYIAGLVYKYLKRKGGLSVMEEINERKAKKLYDAIDESSLFYAPVPEAFRSAMNVVFRSHNDSLDSKFLSLAEEQGFAGLKGYREVGGFRASIYNAMPEEGVDALVSFIKEFERTNG; encoded by the coding sequence ATGCCTACGTTTACACACAGAATCTTCAATTTTAATGCAGGTCCCGCCATGCTCCCTACCGAGGTCATGGAGGAGGCGCAGTCTGAGTTCCTCAATTTTAAAGGAACTGGTATGTCTGTTATGGAAATGAGCCATAGAGAAAAACTTTTCCAAACTATTTTAGATGAATCCATCGCTGATTTACGAGAACTTTTAAACCTACCTTCTCGTTATGCGGTTGTTTATTTTCCAGGTGGAGCTACTTTACAATTTTCAGCGATTCCTTTTAATTATTTAGAATCAGGTGATTCCGCTGATTTTGCAGTAACTGGCGTTTGGGCAAAAAAAGCGTTTGAAGAAGCCAAAAAATTCTACCCAAATGTAAAATCCATCTTCAATGGAGCGGATTCCAAATACATGGAACTTCCTACCATCACGGATGCTTCTGTCAATGACGGTGCAAAGTATGTTTATATCACATCTAATAATACAATTTATGGAACACGATACAAATCCTTTCCTAAATTGAAAAAAGCTCCACTCATAGCTGATATGACAAGTGAGTTACTCAGTCGCAAACTACCTATTGATGATTTTTCTGTCCTCTTTGCAGGAGCTCAAAAAAACATTGGTCCTTCTGGACTGACTGTTGTGATTTATGATAAGGAAAAACTCCCACAAGTTTCCCATGCAATACCCAATCTTATGAATTTTGCTTTGATGGAAAAAAATGGATCTCTTTATAACACACCACCTACCTATTCCATCTACATTGCTGGGCTTGTTTACAAGTATTTAAAACGGAAAGGTGGACTTTCTGTTATGGAAGAAATCAATGAAAGAAAAGCAAAAAAACTGTACGATGCAATTGATGAATCATCTTTATTTTATGCTCCCGTACCAGAGGCGTTTCGTTCTGCGATGAATGTTGTATTTCGTAGCCATAATGATAGTTTAGATTCCAAATTTTTGTCACTTGCCGAGGAACAAGGATTTGCTGGTCTTAAAGGATACCGTGAAGTAGGTGGATTTAGAGCGAGTATCTACAATGCAATGCCTGAAGAAGGAGTGGATGCACTTGTATCCTTTATCAAAGAATTTGAAAGGACAAATGGTTAA
- a CDS encoding P83/100 family protein yields the protein MRISRSIIICLIVVGFSLTAQSKAPLGESEIKGSKKIEFINRSLRKASDDIIQENTETGKKLAETLSKENSASVDGVKIQRILPGADGKLGADILIISETQSFDHINSIARILASYIEKSFQYKVGNAETLAQYILYYNATHRKDAKFFGKKYTAGVMEVTSPDKLGIDTVYKNWPGKTQIIIPIEGNILKDSGKDVTTDELEKDVNRTVKDKEKDPATKQKMEDEAKKMDKLQTDKIKDEKKVLQDKKDEVSKEGKDLQDKKEALKKQEAEAVASLNELKKDPVKNKAEIDKKTEEVKKIEQEKKQTDEKSQAVEAKKEELSKKEEQLAKKEEARTGTTTSSDGAKKDDTVQKVEAKVEELKTELAQTKEELKKKEEQSDNVVNNKILFMKFIKYDTDGHYSNELWAIDPAKDDALFKSPYNNICSKEFKEIANQGVLILGYDGEKVETRKHKLVLLDPDKLGVKKTSESADIFWRTPMINREDKIYVIEKVKDKYHVSRFKSDLTFEKRTEEPVEENSELTFFGDKIYVTGKPKEGEKTTIKVFKKEDLSLLKTIAP from the coding sequence ATGAGAATCTCTCGTTCCATCATCATTTGTCTAATTGTTGTCGGTTTTTCACTGACAGCCCAGTCCAAAGCCCCTCTCGGTGAATCCGAAATCAAGGGTTCCAAAAAAATTGAATTCATCAACCGATCCTTACGTAAGGCTTCCGATGACATCATCCAAGAAAACACGGAAACTGGTAAAAAACTCGCAGAAACCTTGTCCAAAGAAAATTCGGCAAGTGTGGATGGAGTGAAAATCCAAAGGATTTTACCTGGAGCTGATGGAAAACTGGGAGCTGATATCCTGATTATTTCCGAAACACAAAGTTTTGATCATATCAATTCCATTGCTAGGATCCTTGCTTCTTATATTGAAAAGTCTTTCCAATACAAAGTAGGAAATGCTGAGACACTCGCTCAGTACATTCTGTACTATAATGCAACTCATCGAAAGGATGCCAAATTTTTTGGAAAAAAATACACAGCCGGTGTGATGGAAGTAACATCTCCTGATAAATTGGGGATTGATACGGTATATAAAAATTGGCCAGGTAAAACACAAATCATCATTCCAATAGAAGGGAACATCTTAAAAGACAGTGGTAAAGATGTTACGACAGATGAATTAGAAAAAGATGTAAATCGTACGGTGAAGGACAAAGAAAAAGATCCTGCCACCAAACAGAAGATGGAAGACGAAGCCAAAAAAATGGACAAGTTGCAAACCGATAAAATCAAAGATGAAAAAAAGGTATTGCAAGATAAAAAAGACGAAGTGTCCAAAGAAGGTAAAGATCTCCAAGACAAAAAAGAAGCTCTTAAAAAACAAGAAGCAGAAGCAGTTGCAAGTCTAAATGAACTCAAAAAAGATCCTGTAAAAAATAAAGCTGAGATTGATAAAAAAACGGAAGAAGTCAAAAAGATCGAACAAGAGAAAAAACAAACTGACGAGAAATCCCAAGCAGTCGAAGCAAAAAAAGAAGAGCTGAGCAAAAAAGAAGAACAACTTGCTAAAAAAGAAGAAGCAAGAACAGGAACCACTACTTCAAGTGATGGTGCAAAAAAAGATGACACAGTTCAAAAGGTAGAAGCGAAAGTTGAAGAATTAAAAACAGAACTCGCACAAACCAAAGAAGAACTGAAGAAAAAAGAAGAACAAAGTGATAATGTTGTGAACAACAAAATCCTTTTTATGAAGTTTATCAAATATGATACAGATGGTCACTATTCCAATGAACTTTGGGCCATTGATCCAGCAAAAGATGATGCTCTATTCAAAAGTCCTTACAATAATATTTGTTCTAAGGAGTTTAAAGAAATTGCAAACCAAGGGGTACTTATACTTGGTTATGATGGAGAAAAAGTAGAAACTCGAAAACACAAACTAGTGTTACTTGATCCAGATAAATTAGGTGTAAAAAAGACTAGTGAATCAGCTGATATTTTCTGGCGAACACCTATGATCAATCGTGAAGACAAAATTTATGTAATTGAAAAGGTAAAAGACAAATACCATGTATCACGTTTTAAATCAGATTTAACGTTTGAAAAACGGACAGAAGAACCAGTCGAAGAAAATTCGGAACTCACATTTTTTGGCGATAAAATTTACGTAACAGGAAAACCAAAAGAAGGAGAAAAAACAACGATTAAAGTCTTCAAAAAAGAGGACTTAAGTTTACTCAAAACCATTGCTCCGTAA
- a CDS encoding MFS transporter, which produces MKTISKTVWILSLVSLFTDIASEMLYPILPIYLKSIGYSILFIGFLEGVAEFVAGYSKGYFGNLSDIQGKRVPFVRFGYALSAISKPLLAISRLPYLVFFSRTMDRIGKGVRTGARDALLSAEATSSSKAQIFGFHRSFDTLGAVIGPSIALIFLALYPNQYVYLFYLAIVPGFISIGLTFLLKDKENQTKQMGKTTSLFSYLSYWKQTNSNYRKLVFGLLVFALWNSSDVFLILKAKEVGLTDTTVIGIYIFYNLVYAIFAYPFGILADRFGLKRMFLFGIFMFILVYWIMGSFQTLAWIVFAFFLYGLFASATEGIGKAWISNLVPSEEVGTAIGMFTGLQSFATFFASLIAGWIWFTFGAGVTFFVTSTFALLVWMYLNFIPISER; this is translated from the coding sequence TTGAAAACAATTTCCAAAACAGTTTGGATACTCTCGCTTGTGAGTCTTTTTACCGACATCGCAAGCGAAATGTTATACCCAATTTTACCTATTTACTTAAAGTCCATCGGTTATTCGATCCTCTTCATTGGATTTTTGGAAGGGGTTGCTGAATTTGTCGCTGGTTATAGTAAAGGGTACTTTGGCAATCTCTCGGATATCCAAGGAAAACGAGTTCCTTTTGTGCGTTTTGGTTATGCACTGAGTGCCATCTCCAAACCCTTGTTAGCCATAAGTCGATTGCCATACCTTGTCTTTTTTTCACGAACAATGGATCGGATTGGAAAGGGTGTTCGCACTGGAGCTCGGGACGCTTTATTATCAGCAGAAGCAACATCTTCCTCAAAAGCACAGATTTTTGGATTCCATCGTTCCTTTGATACACTGGGTGCTGTGATTGGTCCAAGCATCGCTTTAATCTTTTTGGCACTTTATCCCAATCAATATGTATATTTGTTTTATTTGGCGATAGTGCCAGGTTTCATTTCAATAGGACTTACTTTTTTATTAAAAGATAAGGAAAACCAAACAAAACAAATGGGAAAAACAACTAGTTTGTTTTCCTATCTTTCGTATTGGAAACAGACAAATTCCAATTATCGAAAGTTAGTTTTTGGATTACTTGTTTTTGCTTTGTGGAATAGTTCCGATGTTTTTTTGATCCTGAAAGCAAAAGAAGTGGGGCTCACTGACACGACAGTCATTGGGATTTATATTTTTTATAATTTAGTGTATGCCATCTTTGCTTATCCATTTGGGATATTGGCAGATCGTTTCGGACTCAAACGAATGTTTTTATTCGGAATTTTTATGTTCATCCTTGTGTATTGGATCATGGGTAGCTTTCAAACTCTGGCATGGATTGTATTTGCCTTTTTTTTATATGGTCTTTTTGCAAGTGCAACAGAAGGAATTGGAAAAGCTTGGATTAGTAACCTTGTGCCTTCCGAGGAAGTAGGGACTGCCATTGGAATGTTCACTGGGTTACAGAGTTTTGCTACTTTTTTTGCAAGTTTGATTGCTGGTTGGATTTGGTTTACGTTTGGAGCAGGAGTTACTTTTTTTGTAACAAGTACATTTGCACTATTGGTATGGATGTATCTCAATTTCATACCAATAAGTGAAAGATAG
- a CDS encoding tetratricopeptide repeat protein codes for MENAEIEKTQEDEKFTKIKALAKEAYRFLDQGRFKEAKERLDILIDEDPSNTYGLVGLGDYYAKTKQPEQAIQYYRKCLSGDTTNKFSLMGLMNAYRDLNSLKRIIEVAEEFHHITITDASILSRVADAHRKLKNFKESEVYYMEALQINPNDQYVIVGLGHLYFACQRYADAILWWEKLLSSQPNNIKILTEIGNSYRKIKDFDKAILYYERAKNLDPKNFFALYGLAESYRGKKDFKTAITHWEKILESDPENKLIINRYADSLRGLGNYDKALECFNKILASGDDYFALLGKAAALRLIGDLEKAEEIYLGLLTKSPNDPRPALELSDLWDIMGKKAQAIKLLEDLAKKNPSNEAIRERIEYLKD; via the coding sequence ATGGAAAACGCCGAGATTGAAAAAACACAAGAAGATGAAAAATTCACAAAAATAAAAGCTCTTGCAAAAGAAGCTTATCGTTTTCTCGACCAAGGTCGCTTCAAAGAAGCAAAAGAACGATTAGACATATTAATTGATGAAGATCCTTCCAATACCTATGGGCTTGTTGGACTTGGCGATTATTATGCCAAAACAAAACAACCAGAACAAGCCATCCAATATTATCGAAAATGTTTGAGTGGTGATACCACAAATAAGTTTTCCCTTATGGGACTTATGAATGCCTACCGAGATCTCAATAGTTTAAAAAGAATCATTGAAGTTGCGGAAGAATTTCACCACATAACAATCACAGATGCAAGTATTTTATCTAGAGTTGCTGATGCCCACAGAAAGTTAAAAAACTTCAAAGAATCAGAAGTGTATTATATGGAAGCTCTGCAAATTAATCCAAATGACCAATATGTCATTGTAGGACTTGGGCATTTGTATTTTGCCTGCCAACGGTATGCGGATGCGATTTTATGGTGGGAAAAACTTCTGAGTAGCCAACCAAATAATATTAAAATCCTAACTGAAATTGGAAATAGTTACCGTAAGATCAAAGATTTTGATAAAGCAATTCTTTACTACGAACGTGCCAAAAATCTAGATCCAAAAAACTTTTTTGCTCTTTATGGTCTTGCCGAGTCTTACCGCGGGAAAAAAGATTTTAAAACTGCAATCACTCATTGGGAAAAAATCCTTGAGTCTGACCCTGAAAACAAACTCATTATCAACCGTTATGCGGACTCTCTCAGAGGCCTTGGCAACTACGACAAAGCTCTCGAATGTTTTAACAAAATTCTCGCGAGTGGCGACGATTATTTTGCACTTCTCGGAAAAGCTGCCGCATTACGACTCATTGGTGACCTCGAAAAAGCAGAAGAAATTTATTTAGGACTGCTAACCAAATCTCCAAATGATCCAAGACCAGCCCTTGAACTTTCAGACCTTTGGGACATCATGGGGAAAAAAGCACAGGCCATCAAATTGCTAGAGGATTTAGCAAAGAAAAATCCATCTAACGAAGCAATTCGCGAACGGATTGAGTATTTAAAGGATTAG
- the ilvB gene encoding biosynthetic-type acetolactate synthase large subunit, whose product MTSTTEAITGGRLMVELLEEAGVEIVFGYPGGAILPFYDELYHSKKIKHILVRHEQGAIHMAEGYARSTGKLGVCIATSGPGATNLITGLTDAKMDSIPILAITGQVATDAIGTDAFQEADIFGITIPITKYNALIKKADDLARHFEEAIKIAMGGRPGPVLLDFPKDVQLEKTSVRKASALKIAPHHYERPKVKGDPQEFADALNQAKRPLLYVGGGAINSFASAEIKALAEKANAPVTTTLMGLGAFPGTHPLSVGMLGMHGTAYANKAVLECDYILNLGARFDDRVAKYQDFAPNAVRAHVDIDAAEFNKRINVDHILHGDLKDAIREILPFVKGGDRADWISRIQTLKKNHPLDYDNNGESIKPQDFLNRVYTKTKGEAIVSTDVGQHQMWAAQYYLFDKPNTWLTSGGLGTMGFGLPAAIGAKFGNPDKTVICVTGDGSFQMCIQELATIAQSKLGVKILLFNNNFLGMVRQWQELFYEERFSESQWSYNPNFVKLAEAYDIPAMRIEKKSEIDKGVEFFLKDSGSALIEVMIPAEEKVFPMIPAGKSQQDLIEFKDLGKLKK is encoded by the coding sequence ATGACATCTACAACCGAAGCAATTACAGGCGGCCGGCTCATGGTCGAATTATTGGAAGAAGCGGGTGTTGAAATTGTCTTTGGTTACCCTGGTGGTGCCATTCTCCCTTTCTACGACGAACTTTATCATAGTAAAAAAATCAAACACATCCTTGTTCGCCATGAACAAGGTGCCATCCATATGGCGGAAGGCTATGCTCGTTCCACAGGAAAGTTAGGTGTTTGTATCGCAACTTCTGGACCTGGAGCAACCAATTTAATCACTGGTCTGACTGATGCTAAAATGGACTCCATCCCCATTCTTGCCATCACAGGTCAGGTAGCCACAGATGCCATTGGAACCGATGCTTTCCAAGAAGCAGATATTTTTGGAATCACAATTCCCATAACAAAATACAATGCACTAATCAAAAAGGCCGATGACCTTGCTCGTCATTTTGAAGAAGCCATAAAAATCGCAATGGGTGGTCGACCAGGCCCAGTATTACTCGATTTTCCAAAAGATGTTCAATTGGAAAAAACTTCCGTACGAAAAGCTTCCGCATTAAAAATTGCTCCTCACCATTATGAAAGACCAAAGGTAAAAGGGGATCCTCAAGAATTTGCGGATGCTTTGAACCAAGCCAAACGTCCGTTACTCTATGTGGGTGGTGGTGCAATCAACTCTTTTGCTTCTGCGGAAATTAAAGCTCTTGCTGAAAAAGCAAATGCACCTGTGACGACAACACTCATGGGGCTTGGTGCTTTTCCTGGCACCCATCCACTTTCCGTGGGAATGCTTGGTATGCATGGAACGGCTTATGCCAACAAAGCCGTGTTAGAATGTGATTATATTCTCAATTTAGGGGCTCGGTTTGATGACCGTGTTGCCAAATACCAAGACTTTGCACCAAATGCAGTGAGAGCCCATGTTGACATTGATGCAGCAGAGTTTAATAAACGAATTAATGTGGACCATATCTTACATGGTGATTTGAAAGATGCCATTCGTGAAATCCTTCCTTTTGTAAAAGGTGGAGATCGTGCCGATTGGATTTCCAGAATCCAAACTCTCAAAAAAAATCACCCACTCGATTATGACAACAATGGCGAAAGTATCAAACCACAAGACTTCTTAAACAGGGTATATACAAAAACTAAGGGTGAGGCAATTGTTTCTACTGATGTTGGCCAACACCAAATGTGGGCAGCACAGTATTATCTCTTTGATAAACCGAATACATGGCTTACTTCTGGTGGCCTTGGTACAATGGGATTTGGATTACCTGCGGCCATCGGTGCCAAATTTGGTAACCCAGATAAAACTGTGATTTGTGTGACAGGTGACGGATCTTTCCAAATGTGTATCCAAGAACTTGCGACGATCGCACAATCTAAGTTAGGTGTTAAGATTTTACTTTTTAATAATAACTTTCTTGGTATGGTTCGCCAATGGCAGGAACTTTTTTATGAAGAACGTTTTAGTGAATCACAATGGTCTTATAATCCTAACTTTGTGAAACTTGCCGAAGCTTATGATATCCCAGCAATGAGAATTGAAAAAAAATCAGAGATTGATAAAGGGGTAGAGTTCTTTTTGAAAGACAGTGGTTCAGCACTCATTGAAGTCATGATCCCTGCAGAAGAAAAAGTTTTCCCAATGATCCCTGCTGGTAAATCACAACAAGATCTCATCGAATTCAAAGACTTGGGGAAATTGAAAAAATGA
- the ilvN gene encoding acetolactate synthase small subunit, translating into MKHTLSILVNNHPGVMSHVSGLFTRRGYNIDSIAVGVTDNPEVSSMTIVLNGDDFVVGQVKNQLLKLPDVLRVQDMAYASSVQRELVLVSFSISESNRSEALTICNGFDVKILEMTEDSLLIEFSGNSRQVTNIIAVLKPYGIREISRTGQIAIAYRNQNAV; encoded by the coding sequence ATGAAACATACACTCAGTATATTAGTCAATAACCATCCAGGTGTCATGAGCCATGTCTCAGGTTTATTCACAAGACGTGGGTATAACATTGATTCAATTGCAGTCGGTGTTACCGATAACCCAGAAGTGTCCTCTATGACAATTGTTCTCAATGGAGATGACTTTGTCGTTGGTCAGGTGAAAAACCAATTATTAAAACTCCCTGATGTTTTAAGAGTACAAGATATGGCGTATGCGAGTTCAGTTCAAAGGGAACTAGTTCTTGTTTCGTTTTCCATCAGTGAAAGTAATCGTAGTGAAGCACTTACAATTTGTAATGGATTTGATGTGAAAATTTTAGAAATGACAGAAGATTCCCTTCTAATTGAGTTTTCTGGAAATTCACGTCAGGTGACGAATATCATCGCTGTTTTAAAACCATATGGAATCCGAGAAATTTCAAGAACTGGGCAAATCGCCATCGCCTATCGAAACCAAAACGCTGTTTAG